In Caproicibacterium amylolyticum, a genomic segment contains:
- a CDS encoding IS3 family transposase: MRERSGEHSVVKMCRILKVSQSGYYRWLACPESATRRENQEIYGTLKESYDQNKGRVGLDKLLDDVRLKFPHCSRNRLYRIQKEHGLYSIRRRKFKATTNSRHNYPVAPNRLQQNFHVEIPNKVWVSDITYIRTDEGWLYLATVKDLFDPQIVGFATGSRIDTDLCKRALNAAIRRYRPSAGLIHHSDQGIQYASSDYQSLLKQNHIIPSMSRKGVPYDNACAESFFSTIKLEMIYHEHYATRAQAQAAVFEYIEVYYNRQRRNAAIGNLPPAEFRRRFYQQNAA; this comes from the coding sequence ATCCGCGAACGCAGCGGGGAGCATTCTGTGGTGAAGATGTGCCGGATTTTGAAAGTCTCCCAAAGCGGATATTATCGGTGGCTTGCTTGCCCGGAAAGCGCGACACGGCGAGAAAATCAAGAGATTTATGGCACTCTGAAGGAAAGCTATGACCAAAATAAAGGCCGGGTGGGATTGGATAAGTTGCTGGATGATGTGCGCTTGAAATTTCCTCATTGCAGCCGCAATCGTCTTTACCGCATCCAGAAAGAACATGGTTTGTATTCCATCCGTCGCCGTAAATTCAAGGCCACTACCAATTCCCGGCATAATTACCCCGTGGCTCCAAACCGGCTTCAGCAGAATTTTCATGTGGAGATTCCAAACAAAGTTTGGGTGAGCGACATTACGTATATCCGTACAGATGAAGGATGGCTGTATCTGGCCACCGTCAAGGATTTGTTTGATCCTCAGATCGTTGGTTTTGCTACCGGCAGCCGGATTGATACCGATCTTTGCAAGCGTGCATTGAATGCCGCAATTCGGCGATACAGGCCAAGTGCAGGCTTGATCCATCATTCAGATCAAGGCATCCAATACGCAAGTTCGGACTACCAAAGTCTTTTGAAACAGAATCATATCATACCCAGCATGAGCCGCAAAGGCGTGCCTTACGACAATGCTTGTGCCGAGTCCTTTTTCAGTACGATCAAGCTGGAGATGATTTACCATGAACATTATGCAACCCGGGCACAAGCGCAGGCCGCCGTGTTTGAATATATAGAGGTCTATTACAATCGGCAACGCCGAAACGCTGCAATTGGCAATCTTCCGCCTGCCGAATTTCGACGACGGTTTTATCAGCAGAATGCAGCATAG
- a CDS encoding transposase, with product MGKNNGKRYSEEFRQGAIKLVLENEQSVAEACRNLGVSRGTMERWLAAEADSQEPDKIRLQQLENEVRQLRKEKADLEDTVDILKKAAAIFSQGQRKSTR from the coding sequence ATGGGAAAAAATAATGGGAAACGATACAGCGAGGAATTCAGGCAAGGTGCCATAAAACTAGTGCTGGAGAACGAGCAAAGCGTTGCGGAAGCGTGCCGGAATCTGGGTGTGTCCCGAGGAACTATGGAACGTTGGCTTGCCGCCGAAGCAGATAGTCAGGAACCTGATAAAATCCGTTTGCAGCAATTAGAGAACGAAGTACGGCAACTTCGGAAAGAAAAAGCGGATTTGGAAGATACGGTGGATATCTTAAAAAAAGCGGCAGCCATCTTCAGTCAAGGCCAGAGAAAAAGTACGAGATAA
- a CDS encoding YkvA family protein: MNLKERAKKLKTDIPAVFIAMKKKETPVGAKIIAGLTVAYALSPIDLIPDFVPVLGYIDDIILLPALVTLTIRMIPADVFDVCRKEAEGLWPAGKPRKWYYALPIVAVWLLIIFLVVKAIW, translated from the coding sequence ATGAACCTGAAGGAACGGGCCAAAAAACTTAAAACAGACATTCCTGCAGTATTTATTGCCATGAAAAAGAAAGAGACTCCAGTTGGGGCCAAGATAATTGCCGGATTGACAGTTGCATACGCTCTATCTCCAATTGATTTGATTCCGGATTTTGTTCCTGTACTGGGCTATATAGATGATATCATTTTGCTTCCAGCACTGGTGACGCTCACCATACGGATGATTCCAGCGGATGTTTTCGACGTATGCCGCAAGGAAGCAGAAGGACTTTGGCCAGCCGGAAAGCCCAGGAAATGGTATTACGCGCTGCCAATCGTGGCAGTGTGGCTACTGATCATATTTTTGGTTGTTAAGGCAATATGGTAA
- a CDS encoding family 43 glycosylhydrolase — protein sequence MKKKKQNRIKKASLLVKIKGPVALRHGSDIFVTYAAALIDYTYCVGVIRAKAGTDLLHPNSWENQNYPLLHSLSMPDQIGGGHNSFVKDEYGNDILMIHAIPLQHYCSDSTDMRRYPAFRTVHWDAQGTPRLDMTPERELNPCFAEIKASVHVK from the coding sequence ATAAAGAAGAAAAAGCAAAACCGGATCAAAAAGGCAAGCTTACTGGTCAAAATAAAAGGACCTGTTGCACTGCGGCACGGCAGCGATATATTTGTGACGTATGCCGCAGCTTTAATTGACTATACTTACTGTGTTGGCGTTATCCGCGCAAAGGCAGGAACAGACTTGCTGCATCCGAATTCCTGGGAAAATCAAAATTATCCGCTTCTTCATTCTTTGAGTATGCCGGATCAGATTGGCGGCGGGCATAATTCTTTTGTAAAAGATGAATATGGAAATGATATTTTGATGATTCATGCAATTCCGCTGCAACACTATTGCAGTGATTCAACGGACATGCGCCGTTATCCTGCGTTTCGCACGGTACACTGGGATGCACAAGGGACCCCGCGCTTGGATATGACACCGGAACGGGAACTAAATCCATGCTTTGCAGAAATTAAAGCAAGTGTACATGTAAAATAA
- a CDS encoding D-alanyl-D-alanine carboxypeptidase family protein has product MGSDSHCAIYSKAITLPVPKLSQESKPSVSFKVLKSNNAILVRKSDGQIFMEKYANQKIYLASITKIMAVTIALQKLPLPNQRITLTSDVFDQMEKAGASTAGFHPGEWVRSVDLMYGALLPSGGECAIGLAKAVSGSESSFAELMNRKAQKIEMKHTHFVNSTGLHDKN; this is encoded by the coding sequence GTGGGTAGTGATTCCCATTGTGCAATATACTCAAAGGCAATCACACTTCCGGTTCCAAAACTTTCTCAGGAAAGCAAACCATCTGTTTCATTTAAAGTCTTAAAAAGCAATAATGCCATTCTTGTTCGGAAAAGCGACGGACAAATTTTTATGGAAAAATATGCAAATCAAAAGATCTATCTGGCTTCCATAACGAAAATCATGGCAGTCACGATTGCTCTGCAGAAGCTACCTTTGCCGAATCAACGAATAACATTGACCAGCGATGTTTTTGACCAAATGGAGAAAGCGGGCGCATCTACGGCAGGATTTCATCCGGGAGAATGGGTGCGTTCCGTCGATTTGATGTATGGTGCGCTTTTGCCGAGCGGCGGGGAATGTGCCATAGGCCTTGCAAAAGCAGTTTCGGGATCGGAGAGTTCCTTTGCGGAGCTAATGAACAGGAAAGCCCAAAAGATCGAGATGAAACATACGCACTTTGTAAACTCCACCGGCTTGCACGACAAAAATTAA
- a CDS encoding ABC transporter permease subunit: MHIFWLELKRLLKTRRIVVMLTASVVLSVLMAFMAVQGVTYNDPDARQLIGGREAIDALNKEDNDAYVGPVTVEKLQRALKTFHDVYQKYGQDIPADVYRQKISPIQPFLDAINAVYFPNESNGYQDLGTMNPDRLQNFYTQRFDIIKNKLEGQYSGNQSVLRQAEKLNAQSKVPFIFAKGDPGGTAMSLTFLAFLLVAIGAMITAPNFATEYQSGADDILRSTKHGRRKFVIIKLCASLVLLAAMFLACSLIFILLVNNTVGWNSFQTSMQFSLPTNSLAPLSFLQGQFATLLATLLSLLATACLSLFISTKCRNSTTALILSITIFMIPIMLEIIVESGGNISGSMMAFFADALPGGSVGIQGNFYRHLLGVSRIPFVQIGAFSIWTPYLMLSACSIEILVFFLLAVHSYCRHQAT; this comes from the coding sequence ATGCATATTTTTTGGTTGGAATTAAAGCGTCTTTTAAAAACGCGTAGAATTGTTGTGATGCTGACCGCTTCCGTGGTGCTCTCCGTCCTTATGGCCTTTATGGCTGTTCAGGGGGTGACTTATAACGACCCCGATGCACGACAACTCATCGGCGGTCGTGAGGCCATCGACGCCCTCAACAAAGAAGACAATGATGCTTATGTGGGCCCGGTAACCGTGGAAAAGCTACAGCGGGCGTTGAAAACTTTCCATGATGTCTATCAAAAATACGGTCAAGACATACCGGCGGATGTTTACCGCCAAAAAATAAGTCCCATTCAGCCGTTTCTAGATGCAATCAACGCTGTCTACTTTCCAAATGAAAGCAATGGTTATCAGGATTTAGGTACGATGAATCCTGACAGGCTCCAGAATTTTTACACACAGCGGTTTGACATCATAAAAAACAAGTTGGAAGGTCAGTATTCCGGAAATCAAAGTGTTTTGCGGCAGGCCGAGAAATTAAACGCACAGTCTAAAGTACCGTTCATTTTTGCAAAAGGCGATCCCGGTGGAACGGCTATGAGTCTAACCTTTCTTGCATTTCTCTTGGTTGCGATTGGCGCCATGATTACCGCACCAAATTTCGCAACAGAATATCAAAGCGGTGCGGACGATATTCTGCGCAGCACAAAACACGGCCGCAGAAAATTCGTAATCATTAAGCTATGCGCATCTCTGGTTCTGCTTGCCGCAATGTTTCTTGCCTGTTCTCTGATCTTTATTTTGCTGGTTAATAATACAGTCGGATGGAATAGCTTTCAGACATCCATGCAGTTCTCTCTTCCAACGAACAGCCTTGCCCCGCTGAGCTTTTTGCAGGGACAGTTCGCCACGCTCCTTGCCACACTACTGTCACTGCTGGCAACTGCCTGCCTGTCGCTGTTTATTTCCACCAAATGCCGTAATTCCACGACTGCGCTGATTCTCTCTATCACGATTTTTATGATTCCAATCATGCTGGAGATTATCGTTGAAAGCGGGGGAAACATTAGCGGCAGCATGATGGCTTTTTTTGCCGATGCGCTCCCGGGCGGCAGCGTCGGAATACAGGGAAATTTTTATAGACATTTGCTCGGGGTCAGCCGAATCCCCTTTGTGCAAATTGGAGCGTTCAGCATCTGGACGCCTTATCTGATGCTCAGCGCATGCTCTATCGAGATTCTAGTGTTCTTCCTGTTGGCAGTGCATTCTTATTGCAGGCATCAGGCAACCTAA
- a CDS encoding glycoside hydrolase family 32 protein codes for MSKESHKQNVQKATRFVQETSRQVSHRFRQRYHFMAPAGWINDPNGLIQYKGIYHLFYQHNPYKAVWGPMHWGHAVSRDFIHWEHLPIALAPSEEYEQGQGGCFSGSAVENEGMLNLLYTGASTVNGQQVQVQCLAQSKDGITFEKYPGNPILKRSGKAERDFRDPKVWKHGNFWYMVTAAQEKESGSALLYRSTDLIHWDFLSLLAGGDPKLGSMWECPDFFEINGTGVLLFSPVGFEDRKASYLTGHLNYESGTFAAETLGETDWGFDFYAAQTFQDAKGRRIMIGWANGWDWMPWWNGFGPTQPDLWCGHMNLPREVTVCDDGKLSFHPVEELKTLRTDAWSASGFTLQAETAQTLHAGDGIHFELMICFDLTATSAKQISLFLRCSETEQTVLTCDLENGDLVFDRSASSTYDNGVKRCPLESAHSNTLTLHLFADTCSIEVFTDDGRTVMSSNIYPSANSSGLFLRAHGGDVRVSSIETWGLG; via the coding sequence ATGTCCAAAGAGTCACACAAGCAAAACGTACAAAAGGCAACTCGCTTTGTGCAGGAGACAAGCAGGCAGGTAAGCCACCGATTTCGGCAGCGGTACCATTTTATGGCGCCAGCCGGCTGGATCAATGACCCGAACGGTCTGATTCAGTATAAAGGGATATATCACCTTTTTTACCAGCATAATCCCTACAAAGCAGTTTGGGGGCCCATGCACTGGGGCCATGCGGTAAGCCGCGACTTCATTCACTGGGAGCATCTTCCGATTGCCCTTGCTCCCAGCGAAGAATATGAACAAGGGCAAGGCGGCTGTTTTTCCGGCAGTGCCGTGGAAAATGAAGGGATGCTTAACTTGCTGTACACAGGGGCAAGTACCGTGAACGGACAGCAGGTTCAGGTGCAGTGCCTTGCGCAGAGCAAAGACGGAATTACCTTTGAAAAGTACCCGGGCAACCCGATTTTAAAGCGAAGCGGCAAAGCAGAGCGTGATTTTCGTGACCCAAAGGTCTGGAAACACGGAAATTTTTGGTATATGGTCACCGCGGCGCAGGAAAAGGAAAGCGGCTCCGCCCTGCTTTACCGTTCCACTGACCTAATCCACTGGGACTTTTTAAGTCTGCTTGCCGGCGGCGACCCCAAACTGGGCAGTATGTGGGAGTGCCCGGACTTCTTTGAAATAAACGGGACCGGCGTACTGCTGTTTTCACCAGTTGGTTTTGAGGACCGCAAAGCAAGTTATCTGACCGGACATTTGAACTATGAAAGCGGAACTTTCGCTGCCGAAACATTGGGTGAAACAGACTGGGGCTTTGACTTTTACGCGGCACAAACTTTTCAGGATGCAAAGGGACGCCGAATTATGATTGGATGGGCAAACGGCTGGGACTGGATGCCCTGGTGGAATGGCTTCGGTCCAACACAGCCGGATTTGTGGTGCGGCCACATGAATTTGCCGCGGGAAGTCACAGTATGTGATGACGGAAAGCTCTCCTTCCATCCAGTTGAGGAGTTAAAGACTCTGCGAACGGATGCATGGAGCGCCAGTGGCTTCACACTGCAGGCGGAAACCGCACAGACTCTGCACGCAGGCGATGGAATTCACTTTGAACTGATGATTTGCTTTGACCTCACTGCAACTTCCGCAAAACAAATCAGTCTGTTCCTGCGCTGTTCCGAAACAGAGCAGACTGTTTTAACTTGTGACCTAGAAAATGGCGATCTGGTCTTTGACCGCAGCGCGTCATCCACCTATGACAATGGGGTAAAACGCTGTCCGCTGGAATCGGCTCATTCCAACACGCTTACCCTGCACTTGTTTGCGGATACCTGCTCAATCGAAGTGTTTACAGATGACGGCAGAACCGTGATGTCCTCCAATATTTATCCTTCCGCCAACAGCAGCGGTTTGTTCCTGCGTGCACACGGCGGTGATGTGCGAGTTTCCAGTATCGAAACCTGGGGACTCGGCTAA
- a CDS encoding RNA polymerase sigma factor: MDDENLIQRIKAGDADAMDQLIQKYYGMVYAYCYRKLGNRNDALDITQETFLHFCRNFDSYAQRGKVKNYLYTIAHNLYVSMLRKGTPIHLEEVKKEVPSNNVETEHFEVVDSIKRALSELPNEQRDVILLRFYQDLKIKDIARITGSGLSVTKYRLSQGVKAIKKLMKGD, from the coding sequence GTGGATGATGAAAATCTGATCCAGCGCATTAAGGCAGGTGATGCTGATGCAATGGATCAGTTGATTCAAAAATATTATGGTATGGTCTATGCCTATTGCTACCGTAAATTGGGAAATCGTAATGACGCACTGGATATTACTCAGGAAACGTTTCTGCATTTCTGCCGCAATTTTGACAGCTATGCACAAAGAGGAAAAGTGAAAAATTACTTATATACAATCGCCCATAATCTTTATGTAAGTATGTTGCGGAAAGGCACACCAATCCATCTGGAAGAAGTAAAAAAAGAAGTACCCAGTAACAATGTAGAAACAGAGCATTTTGAAGTGGTGGATTCTATCAAGAGGGCTCTATCTGAATTGCCAAATGAGCAAAGAGATGTCATTCTGCTTCGCTTTTATCAGGATTTAAAGATTAAAGACATTGCGCGGATTACAGGTTCCGGATTATCTGTCACGAAATACAGACTAAGTCAGGGCGTAAAAGCGATTAAAAAGCTTATGAAGGGAGATTGA
- a CDS encoding LexA family protein, with protein sequence MCIGERIHKKRLEANLTLKELAKKVDVQDATVQRYETGTIKNIKPETIEKIARLFKVSPSWLMGWDESETPIKSTINDGISIIPAVIDILPEPMLLEESNILSLAPADVINGPEYFYYVVKDDSMINSGLEKSATILIHRQKSAADGQIVACVIDGVGCLKRFNQTGDTIILLSECSPSEPLIIKMSDFTSGRVAIIGVAVLCMITKKL encoded by the coding sequence ATGTGTATTGGAGAGCGAATCCATAAAAAACGCCTGGAAGCAAATCTGACATTAAAAGAACTGGCAAAAAAAGTCGACGTGCAGGATGCCACGGTACAACGATACGAAACCGGTACGATTAAAAACATTAAGCCGGAAACCATTGAAAAAATAGCAAGACTATTTAAAGTAAGTCCTTCTTGGCTTATGGGCTGGGATGAATCAGAGACTCCAATAAAGTCCACAATTAACGATGGAATATCCATTATTCCGGCTGTTATCGACATTCTTCCGGAGCCAATGCTTCTTGAAGAAAGTAACATCCTTAGTTTGGCTCCCGCTGATGTCATAAATGGCCCGGAATATTTTTACTACGTTGTAAAAGATGATAGCATGATAAACAGTGGACTCGAAAAAAGCGCCACCATTTTAATTCACCGGCAAAAAAGTGCTGCGGATGGCCAAATTGTAGCGTGCGTCATAGACGGTGTCGGTTGCCTCAAGCGCTTCAACCAGACTGGTGACACCATTATTCTGTTATCAGAATGTTCGCCCAGCGAGCCGCTTATCATAAAAATGAGCGATTTCACAAGTGGACGCGTGGCAATCATCGGTGTCGCCGTACTGTGCATGATTACAAAGAAACTGTAA
- a CDS encoding amidase domain-containing protein, whose translation MKGMTNYDRASAVKYAHKWAFERNPRFYNYDKVGGDCTNFASQCLLAGNSVMNYTPTSGWYYVNANQKSPAWTGVEYFYNFLTRRANTVGPKAVECEIHELQPGDIVQLSTQHHGFEHTPVVVAVSEPFDPEHVLVAAHSYDADYRPVSTYNYVMIRFLHIEGVISDNIIL comes from the coding sequence ATGAAAGGCATGACAAACTATGACCGTGCATCCGCTGTAAAATATGCTCACAAGTGGGCATTTGAAAGGAACCCTCGCTTTTACAACTATGATAAAGTTGGGGGGGATTGTACAAATTTTGCGTCCCAATGCCTGCTGGCGGGGAACAGCGTTATGAACTATACACCGACTTCGGGCTGGTATTATGTTAATGCCAATCAGAAGTCTCCAGCATGGACTGGCGTTGAGTATTTTTACAATTTTCTGACACGCCGTGCAAACACAGTCGGGCCCAAAGCCGTGGAGTGCGAAATCCATGAACTGCAGCCGGGTGACATTGTGCAGTTATCTACTCAACATCACGGCTTTGAGCATACTCCCGTTGTCGTTGCCGTATCAGAGCCGTTTGACCCGGAGCATGTCTTGGTAGCTGCGCACAGCTACGACGCGGACTATCGCCCGGTATCCACTTATAACTATGTTATGATTCGGTTCCTTCACATTGAAGGTGTCATAAGTGACAATATTATTTTATGA
- a CDS encoding DDE-type integrase/transposase/recombinase gives MKRLAQEARVRQGVVDYAEKHGKSEAARKYGVSLSSVKRWSKRYDGTWQSLQERSHRPNSHPRQHSEAEEAAIRQAFVKAYARYGWDGVYAELLKGHGYTRSFGGMYHAATRMGLGWGKKWKRPSTAARRYPELTTPGEKVQIDVKEVPYCCLKGAAKRDGKRLYQWTAIDECTRLRYVFGYEEHTPENSADFLGRLLKVFPFPIQTIQTDNGTEFTYKFISRTEKVRLKRLWQTKGLHTG, from the coding sequence ATGAAGAGATTAGCACAGGAAGCACGAGTACGTCAAGGCGTAGTTGACTACGCGGAGAAGCACGGCAAGAGTGAGGCTGCCAGGAAATACGGAGTCAGCCTGTCAAGTGTTAAGCGGTGGAGCAAGCGGTACGACGGGACATGGCAGTCATTGCAGGAGCGTTCACACAGACCGAACAGTCATCCCAGACAACATTCAGAGGCAGAAGAGGCAGCCATACGGCAAGCGTTCGTCAAAGCATACGCACGGTATGGCTGGGATGGAGTCTATGCTGAACTGCTGAAAGGGCATGGCTACACACGGAGCTTTGGTGGTATGTATCATGCCGCCACCCGTATGGGCTTAGGCTGGGGGAAGAAATGGAAACGTCCCTCGACGGCGGCACGGCGGTATCCGGAATTGACAACGCCCGGTGAAAAAGTACAAATAGATGTGAAAGAGGTTCCATATTGCTGCCTGAAAGGCGCCGCTAAACGGGACGGAAAACGGCTGTACCAGTGGACAGCGATTGATGAATGCACACGGCTGCGGTATGTGTTCGGCTATGAAGAGCATACCCCCGAGAATTCCGCAGACTTTCTCGGTCGGTTATTAAAGGTGTTCCCCTTCCCGATTCAAACTATCCAGACAGACAATGGCACTGAGTTCACTTACAAATTCATTAGCCGGACGGAAAAAGTCCGTTTGAAAAGGCTCTGGCAGACAAAGGGATTGCACACAGGCTGA
- a CDS encoding TspO/MBR family protein yields MKSIQWKPLLINLLIPLAAGGLSGFLTKEHTSAFQNVRQPPLSPPDFLFPIVWTILFILMGISAYLIYTAESDQTQKALVLYGIQLAVNFIWPLIYFNLQNYLFAFILIILLWVLILAMILSFYQIDRTAAFLQIPYLCWVTFAAYLNCGVWILNR; encoded by the coding sequence ATGAAATCAATTCAATGGAAACCGTTATTAATTAATCTTCTGATTCCGTTAGCAGCAGGTGGTCTGTCCGGTTTCTTGACAAAAGAGCACACCTCCGCTTTTCAAAACGTGCGCCAGCCACCGCTTTCTCCACCTGATTTTCTATTCCCCATTGTCTGGACCATATTGTTCATTCTAATGGGTATCTCTGCTTATTTGATTTACACAGCAGAATCTGACCAAACGCAAAAAGCCCTTGTCCTTTACGGAATCCAACTGGCAGTCAATTTTATTTGGCCGTTGATTTACTTTAACCTCCAAAATTATTTATTTGCATTTATCTTAATCATCCTGCTTTGGGTGTTGATTTTGGCAATGATTCTTTCCTTTTATCAAATTGACCGCACCGCCGCATTTTTACAGATTCCATACCTCTGCTGGGTAACTTTTGCCGCATATTTAAACTGTGGCGTATGGATCTTAAACCGATAA
- a CDS encoding ABC transporter ATP-binding protein, whose protein sequence is MELTLNRLTKRYKEKTAVDSLILELTPGIYGLLGANGAGKTTLMRMVCGILNPTSGNITLDGRDTTAMGENYRDLLGYLPQDFGYYPVFTAMDYLLYIAALKGLTKSAAKVRANELLETVSLQSVANKKIRTFSGGMRQRLGIAQALLNDPKILVLDEPTAGLDPKERVHFRNLISEISKNKIVILSTHIVSDVEYIADTILVMKEGRLIHQGKPDEITASINGYVWECKVKPQEAELLSAKHTISNIRHEGDKNMIRIVSEEKPCEDAAPVEPTLEDLYLYYFSEDVKHENTEKDYRPA, encoded by the coding sequence ATGGAATTAACACTAAACCGGCTGACAAAGCGGTACAAAGAAAAAACTGCCGTGGATTCGCTTATCCTCGAGTTGACACCCGGAATTTACGGCTTGCTTGGCGCGAACGGAGCGGGCAAAACGACGCTGATGCGTATGGTATGCGGCATCTTGAATCCGACTTCCGGAAACATCACGCTCGACGGTAGAGATACCACCGCTATGGGGGAAAACTACCGTGATCTGTTAGGCTATCTTCCACAGGATTTTGGATATTACCCGGTCTTTACCGCAATGGATTACCTTTTGTACATCGCGGCACTCAAGGGATTGACTAAAAGTGCCGCAAAGGTTCGCGCAAACGAGTTGCTGGAAACTGTTTCACTTCAGAGTGTTGCAAATAAAAAAATCAGGACTTTTTCAGGTGGAATGAGACAACGCCTGGGTATCGCGCAGGCATTATTGAACGACCCCAAAATTTTGGTGCTTGACGAACCGACTGCGGGTCTCGATCCGAAGGAGCGTGTTCACTTCCGCAACCTAATTTCCGAGATTTCAAAGAACAAGATCGTGATCCTCTCCACTCATATTGTGTCGGACGTCGAATACATTGCAGATACCATTCTTGTCATGAAGGAGGGTCGTCTGATTCATCAGGGCAAACCGGACGAAATTACCGCTTCAATTAATGGTTACGTGTGGGAATGCAAAGTCAAGCCGCAAGAGGCCGAATTGCTTAGCGCAAAGCACACGATTTCCAACATTCGGCATGAGGGCGATAAAAACATGATCCGTATCGTCTCCGAAGAAAAGCCGTGCGAGGACGCAGCACCTGTGGAACCAACACTTGAAGACCTGTACCTCTATTATTTCTCGGAGGATGTAAAACATGAAAATACTGAAAAAGATTATCGTCCAGCGTAA